Proteins co-encoded in one Papaver somniferum cultivar HN1 chromosome 5, ASM357369v1, whole genome shotgun sequence genomic window:
- the LOC113284362 gene encoding lysine-specific demethylase JMJ25-like isoform X2, whose amino-acid sequence MAILEGRNLRERKKKNYVVYADEGLEEEILVDGDDVKETTAKSRKRTLEKKKKCVTTDVQNKRVKYNTDGTKVLCNNCHQCQRNDRGDVIRCLKCNDRKRFCTPCLKKWYPGFTNEYFAEACPFCRGMCYCKACLLQYTDLMKEELKLEPETEVKYSVILLKALLPLLKEIAQEQDKERKIEAIFQGLAVSDVKIQDAVCHTKERVYCDICSTSIFDLHRRCLDCEFDLCITCAGEIRKGSVPGGLEEPIIDYVDRGQPYMHGELPLETLIKHKSVAKSSENQVERKSNLELRNDGSISCTTCGGLFKLMSIMGKDMLPSLVKGAEEEIKKHEHSDAPRPSQQFSSLISSGHLCDDINLLRRAACRAGGDDNFLFCPLAKDIEHRELEHFQIHWGRGEPVIVRNVNELSSGMRWDPPALLKALHEKSNSKVVKGDFKAVDCLELSEVAVTATEFFNGYSKGRRHDNLWPEMLKLKDWPPSDLLEERLGRHCADFISRLPYQYYTNPSWGFFNLATKLPENSLKPDLGPKTYIAYGYAEELGRGDSVTKLHLDMSDAVNILTHVEEVPVDDEQRTAVEILRKKHIAQDKVELYNKNKANHLPSDKCIPEPDGNDLLDTKASSGECIPERVGNELLPEANIKVYTRRAKKMDAGIPLKVSSGASTLKVYTRRAKKMDAGISLKDSSRNSHGLGKGLNLENEVKIVAKISGDQGRKQKGKLLAAVGERNSVGQKSKTGCHDEGYTGEASSSSPKIEGGALWDIFRREDVPKLEDYIRKHYGEFRHSFCNPVPQVIHPIHDQSFYLTFEHMRKLKEEFGIEPWTFVQDVHEAVLIPAGCPHQVRNLKSCTKVAVDFVSIENVQECVKLAEEFRLLPRDHRAKEDKLEVKKMAIYAVQNAVTFIQEHHKSEKKNPRKSK is encoded by the exons ATGGCGATTCTAGAAGGGAGAAATcttagagaaagaaaaaagaagaattatGTAGTATATGCTGATGAGGGTTTGGAGGAGGAGATACTTGTTGATGGTGATGATGTAAAGGAGACGACGGCAAAGAGTCGTAAAAGGAcactggagaagaagaagaaatgcgtAACTACTGATGTTCAGAATAAGAGAGTAAAGTATAATACTGAT GGTACTAAAGTTCTATGCAACAACTGCCATCAATGTCAGAGAAATGATCGAGGGGATGTTATTCGATGTCTTAAGTGTAATGACAGAAAACGATTCTGCACACCCTGCTTAAAAAAATG GTATCCTGGATTTACAAACGAGTACTTTGCTGAGGCGTGTCCATTTTGCCGGGGAATGTGCTATTGCAAAGCATGCTTGCTCCAGTACACGGATTTAATG AAAGAAGAATTGAAGCTTGAACCAGAAACCGAAGTTAAGTACTCGGTAATATTGTTAAAAGCCCTACTGCCTCTCCTGAAagagattgctcaagagcaagacaAGGAAAGGAAAATAGAAGCAATCTTTCAAG GTTTAGCAGTCTCGGATGTAAAAATACAAGATGCTGTCTGCCACACTAAGGAGCGTGTGTACTG CGATATATGCTCTACGTCTATCTTTGACCTCCACAGAAGATGCCTGGACTGTGAGTTCGATCTGTGCATTACATGTGCCGGGGAGATTCGGAAAGGTTCCGTACCAGGAGGTCTGGAGGAACCAATTATAGATTATGTTGACAGAGGACAGCCTTACATGCATGGTGAGTTGCCATTGGAAACCTTGATAAAGCATAAATCAGTTGCTAAAAGCTCTGAGAACCAAGTTGAGCGAAAATCTAATTTAGAATTGAGGAATGATGGTAGCATATCTTGCACAACTTGTGGTGGTCTTTTCAAATTGATGAGTATTATGGGAAAAGATATGTTACCGAGTTTGGTAAAAGGTGCGGAGGAAGAAATAAAAAAGCATGAACACTCAGATGCCCCAAGACCTTCACAGCAATTCTCCTCCTTGATTTCTTCTGGCCATTTATGTGATGACATCAATTTGTTGCGGAGGGCTGCCTGTCGTGCAGGTGGAGATGACAATTTTTTGTTTTGTCCATTAGCCAAAGACATCGAGCACAGGGAACTGGAGCACTTTCAGATTCACTGGGGAAGAGGAGAACCAGTGATTGTTCGCAATGTTAATGAACTTTCATCTGGCATGCGATGGGATCCTCCAGCTTTGTTAAAAGCTCTTCACGAGAAAAGTAATTCCAAGGTGGTAAAGGGTGACTTTAAAGCTGTTGATTGCTTGGAATTAAGTGAG GTGGCGGTTACTGCAACTGAGTTTTTCAATGGCTATTCAAAAGGTCGAAGACATGATAACTTATGGCCTGAGATGCTCAAGTTGAAAGACTGGCCGCCTTCTGATTTGTTGGAGGAGCGGTTGGGACGCCACTGTGCGGATTTTATTTCTAGATTACCGTATCAATATTATACAAATCCCAGTTGGGGATTTTTTAATCTTGCTACAAAGCTCCCAGAAAATTCTTTGAAACCTGATCTGGGGCCTAAGACGTATATTGCTTATGGGTATGCCGAAGAACTTGGCCGTGGGGACTCTGTTACCAAGCTCCATTTAGATATGTCTGATGCG GTGAATATACTCACGCATGTTGAGGAAGTGCCTGTTGATGATGAGCAGCGTACTGCTGTAGAAATTTTGAGAAAGAAGCACATAGCTCAAGATAAAGTAGAGCTATACAACAAGAATAAGGCCAATCATTTACCTTCAGATAAATGCATTCCTGAACCAGATGGTAAtgatttacttgatacaaaggcaTCTTCAGGTGAATGCATTCCTGAACGAGTTGGTAATGAATTACTGCCGGAAGCTAATATTAAGGTCTACACAAGAAGGGCAAAGAAAATGGATGCTGGAATTCCTTTGAAGGTATCTTCAGGTGCGTCTACATTGAAGGTCTACACAAGAAGGGCAAAGAAAATGGATGCTGGAATTTCTCTGAaggattccagcagaaattcccacGGATTAGGTAAAGGGTTGAATTTGGAAAATGAGGTTAAAATTGTGGCAAAGATATCTGGTGATCAGGGGAGAAAACAGAAGGGAAAACTACTTGCAGCAGTTGGTGAAAGAAATTCGGTGGGGCAAAAATCTAAGACTGGATGTCACGATGAGGGGTACACTGGCGAAGCGAGTTCTAGTAGTCCAAAGATTGAAGGTGGTGCTCTTTGGGATATCTTTCGTAGAGAAGATGTTCCAAAATTGGAGGATTACATTAGAAAGCATTATGGAGAATTCCGGCACTCCTTCTGTAATCCTGTCCCGCAG GTTATTCACCCTATACATGATCAGTCGTTTTACCTAACCTTCGAGCATATGAGAAAGCTCAAGGAAGAATTTG GAATCGAACCTTGGACGTTTGTGCAAGATGTTCATGAAGCTGTACTGATTCCCGCAGGTTGTCCGCATCAAGTGCGGAACCTGAAG TCATGCACCAAGGTTGCAGTTGACTTTGTATCAATTGAAAATGTTCAAGAATGCGTTAAATTGGCTGAAGAATTTCGCCTGCTTCCGCGGGACCACAGGGCTAAGGAAGACAAGCTAGAG GTCAAAAAAATGGCCATATATGCTGTCCAGAATGCTGTTACTTTTATTCAAGAACATCACAA GTCGGAGAAGAAAAATCCCCGGAAATCAAAATGA
- the LOC113284362 gene encoding lysine-specific demethylase JMJ25-like isoform X1 produces the protein MAILEGRNLRERKKKNYVVYADEGLEEEILVDGDDVKETTAKSRKRTLEKKKKCVTTDVQNKRVKYNTDGTKVLCNNCHQCQRNDRGDVIRCLKCNDRKRFCTPCLKKWYPGFTNEYFAEACPFCRGMCYCKACLLQYTDLMKEELKLEPETEVKYSVILLKALLPLLKEIAQEQDKERKIEAIFQGTLGLAVSDVKIQDAVCHTKERVYCDICSTSIFDLHRRCLDCEFDLCITCAGEIRKGSVPGGLEEPIIDYVDRGQPYMHGELPLETLIKHKSVAKSSENQVERKSNLELRNDGSISCTTCGGLFKLMSIMGKDMLPSLVKGAEEEIKKHEHSDAPRPSQQFSSLISSGHLCDDINLLRRAACRAGGDDNFLFCPLAKDIEHRELEHFQIHWGRGEPVIVRNVNELSSGMRWDPPALLKALHEKSNSKVVKGDFKAVDCLELSEVAVTATEFFNGYSKGRRHDNLWPEMLKLKDWPPSDLLEERLGRHCADFISRLPYQYYTNPSWGFFNLATKLPENSLKPDLGPKTYIAYGYAEELGRGDSVTKLHLDMSDAVNILTHVEEVPVDDEQRTAVEILRKKHIAQDKVELYNKNKANHLPSDKCIPEPDGNDLLDTKASSGECIPERVGNELLPEANIKVYTRRAKKMDAGIPLKVSSGASTLKVYTRRAKKMDAGISLKDSSRNSHGLGKGLNLENEVKIVAKISGDQGRKQKGKLLAAVGERNSVGQKSKTGCHDEGYTGEASSSSPKIEGGALWDIFRREDVPKLEDYIRKHYGEFRHSFCNPVPQVIHPIHDQSFYLTFEHMRKLKEEFGIEPWTFVQDVHEAVLIPAGCPHQVRNLKSCTKVAVDFVSIENVQECVKLAEEFRLLPRDHRAKEDKLEVKKMAIYAVQNAVTFIQEHHKSEKKNPRKSK, from the exons ATGGCGATTCTAGAAGGGAGAAATcttagagaaagaaaaaagaagaattatGTAGTATATGCTGATGAGGGTTTGGAGGAGGAGATACTTGTTGATGGTGATGATGTAAAGGAGACGACGGCAAAGAGTCGTAAAAGGAcactggagaagaagaagaaatgcgtAACTACTGATGTTCAGAATAAGAGAGTAAAGTATAATACTGAT GGTACTAAAGTTCTATGCAACAACTGCCATCAATGTCAGAGAAATGATCGAGGGGATGTTATTCGATGTCTTAAGTGTAATGACAGAAAACGATTCTGCACACCCTGCTTAAAAAAATG GTATCCTGGATTTACAAACGAGTACTTTGCTGAGGCGTGTCCATTTTGCCGGGGAATGTGCTATTGCAAAGCATGCTTGCTCCAGTACACGGATTTAATG AAAGAAGAATTGAAGCTTGAACCAGAAACCGAAGTTAAGTACTCGGTAATATTGTTAAAAGCCCTACTGCCTCTCCTGAAagagattgctcaagagcaagacaAGGAAAGGAAAATAGAAGCAATCTTTCAAGGTACCTTGG GTTTAGCAGTCTCGGATGTAAAAATACAAGATGCTGTCTGCCACACTAAGGAGCGTGTGTACTG CGATATATGCTCTACGTCTATCTTTGACCTCCACAGAAGATGCCTGGACTGTGAGTTCGATCTGTGCATTACATGTGCCGGGGAGATTCGGAAAGGTTCCGTACCAGGAGGTCTGGAGGAACCAATTATAGATTATGTTGACAGAGGACAGCCTTACATGCATGGTGAGTTGCCATTGGAAACCTTGATAAAGCATAAATCAGTTGCTAAAAGCTCTGAGAACCAAGTTGAGCGAAAATCTAATTTAGAATTGAGGAATGATGGTAGCATATCTTGCACAACTTGTGGTGGTCTTTTCAAATTGATGAGTATTATGGGAAAAGATATGTTACCGAGTTTGGTAAAAGGTGCGGAGGAAGAAATAAAAAAGCATGAACACTCAGATGCCCCAAGACCTTCACAGCAATTCTCCTCCTTGATTTCTTCTGGCCATTTATGTGATGACATCAATTTGTTGCGGAGGGCTGCCTGTCGTGCAGGTGGAGATGACAATTTTTTGTTTTGTCCATTAGCCAAAGACATCGAGCACAGGGAACTGGAGCACTTTCAGATTCACTGGGGAAGAGGAGAACCAGTGATTGTTCGCAATGTTAATGAACTTTCATCTGGCATGCGATGGGATCCTCCAGCTTTGTTAAAAGCTCTTCACGAGAAAAGTAATTCCAAGGTGGTAAAGGGTGACTTTAAAGCTGTTGATTGCTTGGAATTAAGTGAG GTGGCGGTTACTGCAACTGAGTTTTTCAATGGCTATTCAAAAGGTCGAAGACATGATAACTTATGGCCTGAGATGCTCAAGTTGAAAGACTGGCCGCCTTCTGATTTGTTGGAGGAGCGGTTGGGACGCCACTGTGCGGATTTTATTTCTAGATTACCGTATCAATATTATACAAATCCCAGTTGGGGATTTTTTAATCTTGCTACAAAGCTCCCAGAAAATTCTTTGAAACCTGATCTGGGGCCTAAGACGTATATTGCTTATGGGTATGCCGAAGAACTTGGCCGTGGGGACTCTGTTACCAAGCTCCATTTAGATATGTCTGATGCG GTGAATATACTCACGCATGTTGAGGAAGTGCCTGTTGATGATGAGCAGCGTACTGCTGTAGAAATTTTGAGAAAGAAGCACATAGCTCAAGATAAAGTAGAGCTATACAACAAGAATAAGGCCAATCATTTACCTTCAGATAAATGCATTCCTGAACCAGATGGTAAtgatttacttgatacaaaggcaTCTTCAGGTGAATGCATTCCTGAACGAGTTGGTAATGAATTACTGCCGGAAGCTAATATTAAGGTCTACACAAGAAGGGCAAAGAAAATGGATGCTGGAATTCCTTTGAAGGTATCTTCAGGTGCGTCTACATTGAAGGTCTACACAAGAAGGGCAAAGAAAATGGATGCTGGAATTTCTCTGAaggattccagcagaaattcccacGGATTAGGTAAAGGGTTGAATTTGGAAAATGAGGTTAAAATTGTGGCAAAGATATCTGGTGATCAGGGGAGAAAACAGAAGGGAAAACTACTTGCAGCAGTTGGTGAAAGAAATTCGGTGGGGCAAAAATCTAAGACTGGATGTCACGATGAGGGGTACACTGGCGAAGCGAGTTCTAGTAGTCCAAAGATTGAAGGTGGTGCTCTTTGGGATATCTTTCGTAGAGAAGATGTTCCAAAATTGGAGGATTACATTAGAAAGCATTATGGAGAATTCCGGCACTCCTTCTGTAATCCTGTCCCGCAG GTTATTCACCCTATACATGATCAGTCGTTTTACCTAACCTTCGAGCATATGAGAAAGCTCAAGGAAGAATTTG GAATCGAACCTTGGACGTTTGTGCAAGATGTTCATGAAGCTGTACTGATTCCCGCAGGTTGTCCGCATCAAGTGCGGAACCTGAAG TCATGCACCAAGGTTGCAGTTGACTTTGTATCAATTGAAAATGTTCAAGAATGCGTTAAATTGGCTGAAGAATTTCGCCTGCTTCCGCGGGACCACAGGGCTAAGGAAGACAAGCTAGAG GTCAAAAAAATGGCCATATATGCTGTCCAGAATGCTGTTACTTTTATTCAAGAACATCACAA GTCGGAGAAGAAAAATCCCCGGAAATCAAAATGA